In a genomic window of Streptomyces noursei ATCC 11455:
- a CDS encoding helix-turn-helix domain-containing protein, with protein sequence MGTPLGDFVRAKRDSIQPESFGLPDHGRRRSPGLRRSDLATRAGISVEYLTRIEQGRDRNPSTAVVNALADALSLDAAERDHLRYLAKITGGACAGHRRPAPPNRHVRPTVLATLQLLEPSAAFVTNRLGDVLAHTSGFESVMRGSGLLDSQTPNLTRYVFTDPKARTFFADWDQVADEQVFDLWLGPSAETSEWFTAELAPLAGQEFTRRLNRHLPPPQVPLRLNHPTAHELRWQRERLELPRTDAQELVVLLPADETTAQAMERLRRQPGGNLRAIG encoded by the coding sequence ATGGGCACCCCACTGGGCGACTTCGTCCGCGCCAAGCGCGACAGCATCCAGCCCGAGTCGTTCGGGCTCCCCGACCACGGCCGCCGCCGCTCCCCGGGGCTGCGCCGCTCGGACCTGGCCACGCGCGCCGGGATCAGCGTCGAGTACCTCACCCGCATCGAGCAGGGACGCGACCGCAACCCGTCCACCGCCGTGGTCAACGCTCTTGCCGACGCCCTGAGTCTGGATGCGGCGGAACGCGACCACCTGCGCTACCTCGCCAAAATCACCGGCGGGGCCTGCGCCGGACACCGGCGGCCGGCACCACCCAATCGCCACGTCCGCCCCACCGTGCTGGCGACCCTCCAACTCCTCGAACCCTCGGCCGCGTTCGTCACCAACCGCCTCGGCGACGTGCTCGCGCACACCAGCGGGTTTGAGTCGGTCATGCGCGGGAGCGGGCTGCTGGACTCCCAGACACCGAACCTGACGCGCTATGTGTTCACCGACCCGAAGGCCCGGACCTTCTTCGCCGACTGGGACCAGGTGGCCGACGAGCAGGTTTTCGACCTGTGGCTCGGACCGTCCGCGGAGACCTCCGAGTGGTTCACAGCCGAACTCGCCCCTCTCGCCGGACAGGAGTTCACCCGACGGCTCAACCGCCACCTACCCCCACCACAAGTCCCGCTTCGGCTCAACCACCCCACTGCGCACGAATTGCGGTGGCAGCGCGAACGACTGGAACTGCCGCGCACCGACGCGCAGGAACTGGTCGTCCTCCTGCCCGCCGACGAGACGACGGCACAGGCCATGGAGCGCCTTCGCCGCCAACCCGGCGGAAATCTTCGCGCGATCGGCTGA